One Palaemon carinicauda isolate YSFRI2023 chromosome 5, ASM3689809v2, whole genome shotgun sequence DNA window includes the following coding sequences:
- the LOC137640954 gene encoding uncharacterized protein, producing MTPFQKSMWATASTSNHGAGMCGPPRLQATMEQASPDHTGFYILDVNSGKIFLVDIVTTVSIFPPLKDDRGLPSDNRGALVAANSSPITCYGTRTMKISIMGRDYNWPFLITDVKVSLAHHGLLTHPTAEATRGQACIPRDGAHGNLQEDIQPVVKKLNGSWRTCGNYRRLNLAMMLDHYPLPNTQDLTWALHGAIIFSKMDLLKSYLQVPVHPDDIPKTAIITPFVPYVFSYSTFDTRGPPGAREDSSEVTAEEWPCGRFDKCTDGAEKVKFQGHELSKGGMRPVTSKMKAVNKFPAPTFVKSLKEFIGMANYYWRFLPNQQGWPSHQVRSWQFPTTQATFRTQPCRRDGALATLGQRQIPPHNH from the exons ATGACCCCATTCCAAAAAAGTATGTGGGCCACCGCATCTACAAGCAACCATGGAGCAGGCATGTGTGGGCCACCGCGTCTACAAGCAACCATGGAGCAGGCAAGCCCCGATCACACGGGCTTCTACATCCTGGACGTCAACTCAGGAAAAATTTTCTTGGTGGATATCGTCACTACAGTGTCGATTTTCCCGCCCTTGAAGGATGACCGCGGcctcccatcagacaacaggggtGCCCTGGTCGCCGCAAACAGCAGCCCCATCACCTGTTACGGGACGAGGACAATGAAGATATCCATCATGGGCCGGGATTACAACTGGCCTTTCCTTATCACAGATGTCAAGGTGtccctcgctcaccacggactgctg ACGCATCCAACCGCAGAAGCTACAAGAGGCCAAGCGTGCATTCCAAGAGATGGAGCGCATGGGAATTTGCAAGAAGACATCCAGCCTGTGGTCAAGAAACTCAATGGGAGTTGGAGGACCTGCGGCAATTATAGACGCTTAAATCTGGCCATGATGCTTGACCACTACCCTTTGCCCAACACGCAGGATCTCACCTGGGCCCTCCACGGGGCCATTATTTTCTCTAAAATGGATCTCCTGAAGTCTTATTTACAGGTCCCCGTGCATCCCGACGACATCCCGAAGACGGCCATCATCACCCCATTCGTGCCCTACGTTTTCTCCTACTCAACGTTCG ACACGAGAGGACCACCTGGGGCACGTGAGGACAGTTCTGAAGTGACTGCAGAGGAATGGCCTTGTGGTCGCTTTGACAAGTGCACAGACGGGGCTGAGAAGGTGAAGTTCCAGGGACACGAACTCTCAAAAGGGGGCATGCGCCCCGTGACATCAAAGATGAAGGCCGTAAACAAGTTCCCAGCACCGACCTTCGTGAAGTCCCTGAAAGAGTTCATTGGCATGGCTAACTACTACTGGAGGTTCCTGCCCAACCAGCAAGGTTGGCCATCACACCAAGTTAGGAGTTGGCAGTTTCCCACAACCCAAGCGACGTTTCGGACACAGCCATGTCGACGTGATGGGGCCCTTGCCACCCTCGGGCAACGCCAGATACCTCCTCACAATCATTGA